One Thermoanaerobaculum aquaticum genomic window, ACTTGAAGCGCAAGGACATCAACCGCTACCGCGCCCTCATTGAGCGCCTCGGACTGCGCCGCTGAGGGACCGGCATCCACGGCTTTTAAAAGGAGCACCATGGAAGTCATTGAAAGCGTCACATTAGAAGGAAGATCCCTGCAACTGGAAGTGGGGAAAGTTGCCAAGCAGGCCGATGGGGCCTGCTTGGTTCGTTACGGGGAAACGGTGGTGCTGGTCACCGCCTGTTTTGCCAAGGAGCCGCGGGTGGGGGTAGATTTCTTGCCGCTCACCGTGGACTACCGGGAGTACACCTACGCCGGTGGCCGCATCCCGGGCGGCTGGTTCAAGCGCGAAGGACGCCCCACCGAAAAGGAAATCCTTACCGCGCGTTTGATTGACCGCCCCCTGCGTCCCCTCTTTCCTGAGGGCTACCGCCAGGAAACGCAAATCATTGGCACCGTGCTTTCCGCGGACGGCGCCAACGATCCCGATGTTTTGGCCATCAACGCGGCCTCTGCCGCCCTCATGGTTTCCGACTGCCCCTTTAACACCCCCGTGGGTGCGGTGCGGGTGGGCCTGGTGGATGGCAGCTTCGTCATCAACCCCACCCACGACCAGCGGGCGCGGGCGCAGCTGGAGATCGTGGTGGCCGGCACCGAGGAAGCGGTGGTGATGGTGGAAGCCGGGGCGCAAGGGGTCCCGGAATCGGTCATTCTCGACGCCATTGACCTGGCCCATCACCACATTCGCGAGCTCATCAAAGCGCAACGGGCATTGGCGGAAAAGGTGGGCAAACCCAAACCCACCTGGGTGCCACCGGCCGACCCCTGGCCTGCCGAGTTCGAAGAAAACATCCGCAAGCAGTTTGCCGCTCCTTTGGATGAGGCGTTGCGGGTGAAGGGCAAGCTCAACCAGAAGAAAGCCATTGAAGCGGTGGAAGACCAAGCTCTGGCCAGCTTGCCCGAGGAAGAGCAGGCGGAAAAGGGCCCGTGGGTGTTGGCCATCATCCACCGCATGGTGAAAGACCAGTTCCGGCACGCGGTTTTGGAAAAGGGCGAGCGTCTGGACGGCCGGGCATTTGACCAAATGCGAAAGGTCACGTGCGAGGTGGGGCTTTTGCCGCGCACCCATGGCTCGGCGCTTTTCACCCGCGGTGAAACCCAGGCGCTGGTCACCTGCACGCTGGGCACCTCCGAAGACGTGCAAATCATCGAAGCGCTGGAAGGGGAAACCCAGCAGCGCTTCATGCTCCACTACAACTTCCCGCCGTTTTCGGTGGGCGAGGTGAAGCCCATGCGGGGACCCTCCCGGCGGGAAATTGGCCACGGCAACCTGGCACGGCGAGCCCTGGCACCGGTGATCCCCTCCCAGGACCTCTTCCCCTACACCCTGCGGGTGGTTTCCGACATTCTGGAGTCCAACGGCTCTTCCTCCATGGCCACGGTGTGCGGGGGAACCCTGGCGCTGATGGACGCTGGTGTCCCCATTGCTCAGGCGGTGGCCGGCATTGCCATGGGTCTGGTTTCCGATGGGCAAAAGCACGCGGTGCTCACCGACATTGCCGGGCAGGAGGACCACTACGGGGACATGGACTTCAAGGTGGCCGGCACCCGGGAAGGCGTTACCGCCTTGCAAATGGACATCAAGGTTTCCGGGTTGACCCGGGATGTTCTGGAAAAGGCCTTGGAGCAGGCCAAGAAGGCGCGGCTGGAGCTTTTGGACATCATGACCGCCACCATTGCGGCTCCCCGGCCGGACATTTCGCCCTACGCCCCCCGCATCATCAACGTGTACATTGACCCCGACAAGATCCGCGACGTCATCGGACCCGGCGGCAAGACCATCCGCGCCATTTGCGAGCAAACCGGAGCCCGCATCACCATTGAGGACGACGGGCGCGTGGAGATTGCTTCCCCCGACCTGGAAGCGGCCCACAAGGCCAGGCAAATCATTGAAAACCTCACCCGTCAGGTGCAAGTTGGGGAAATCTTTGAGGGCACCGTCAAGCGCATTGAACCCTATGGTGCTTTCATTGAGATCCTCCCCAACCAGGACGGGCTCTTGCACATTTCGGAAATTGCCCACGAGCGCATCCGCGAGGTCACCGATGTTCTCAAGCTGGGGGACAAGGTGACGGTGAAGGTCATCGGCATTGACGCCCAGGACCGCATCAAGCTGTCCCGCAAGGCACTGCTCACCCCGCCCCCTTCCACCCCCAGCGGCGAAGGCCAGCGGGAAGAACGGCGCGGTGGGGGCCATCGTGGCAGCGGCGGTCGCCCCCCCAGGCGACACTAGGGACCTTGGCTCTACGCCCGGGACACAGAAAACTTGCAGGCTCACGGCAACGTAAGCTACCCATGGTCGCCGGAGGAAACCGGCGCAAGGAGGGAACATGAAACGCTTTTTTGCTGCACTCATGGCCTGCGGTCTGGCGAGCTTGGCCGCAGCGGAAGAAGGCATGTGGACCTTTGACAACCCCCCGGTGAAGCAGCTCCAGCAAAAGTACAACTTCACCCCCACCCAGGAATGGCTGGATCATTTGCGGCTTTCCTCGGTGCGCTTCAACGACGGCGGGAGCGGCTCCTTCGTTTCCGCCACCGGCCTGGTGCTCACCAACCACCACGTGGCCCTGGGGCAACTGCAGAAGGTTTCCTCGCCGCAAAAGGACTACGTGGCCGATGGCTTCCTGGCCCGTACGCCGGAGGAAGAGCTCAAATGCCCCGACCTGGAGCTCAACGTGCTGGTGTCCATGGAAAACGTTACCGATCGGGTGCTGGCCGCCGTCAAACCCGGCATGAGCGAAAAGCAAGCCAACGACGCCCGCAAAGCCGCCATTGCCGCCATTGAAAAGGAAAGCATGGAGAAAACCGGCCTGCGCTCGGACGTGGTCACCCTTTACCACGGCGGCGAGTACTGGCTTTACCGCTACAAGAAGTACACCGACGTGCGCTTGGTGTTTGCCCCCGAGCAGCAAATCGCCTTTTACGGTGGCGACCCCGACAACTTCACCTACCCCCGCTACGACCTGGACATGGCCCTGTTCCGCGTGTACGAGGACGGCAAGCCTGTCAAGCCCCAGCACTACCTCAAGTGGAACCCGGAAGGCGCCAAGGATGGGGAGTTGGTGTTTGTTTCCGGGCATCCCGGCTCCACCAACCGGCTTTACACCCTGGCACAGCTGGAAACCCTCCGCGACCTCAGCTACCCCATGCGCCTGGAGGGCATCGAGCGGCGCCTGGGGGTGGCCCGGGCTTACGCCGCCCGCGGCAAGGAGCAGGCACGGCAAGCGGCAGGCCTGATTTTCGGTCTGGAAAACTCGAAAAAGGCCCTTTCCGGCGAGTACAAGGGCTTGAAGGACCCGCAGCTCATGCAAATCAAGGCCCGGGAGGAAAAAGAGCTGCGGGATAAGGTAGCCGCCAACCCCGAATGGCAAAAGGCCTACGGGGATGCCTGGCAGGCCATCGAAAAGGCGCAGGCCAGCTTCCGGGAGCGGGCCAAGGAGTACAGCTACCGGAGGCTTTCCGGTTACCGTCTGCCCGGCGTTGCGCTTTCCATCGTGCAGCTGGTGGCGGAAGTGAAAAAGCCCGACGGGGAAAGGCTGGATGGCTTCCACGAAAGCCAGCTCCCCTCCCTGAAATTCCGCCTCTTCTCCCCGGCTCCCATTTACCCCGAGTTTGAAGAGGTTTTGCTCGCCGATGGCCTGCGGGAAGCCCTGGAGAAGCTGGGGCCCGAAGACCCGTTTGTGAAGGCTGCCCTGGCAGGCAAAACCCCTGAGCAGGTAGCCCATGAGGCCATTGCCGGCACCAAGCTTGCCGACCCCGACTTCCGCAAGCAGCTGGTGGAGGGCGGTGAAGAAGCGGTGGCGGAAAGCCAAGATCCCCTCATCGCCCTGGCCCGCCGGGTGGACCCCATCTTGCGCCAGGAGCGCAAGTGGTACGAAGACACCATCGAGTCGGTGGTGCGCACCGCCGGCGAAAAGATTGGCAAGGCCCGCTTTGCCATTTACGGCAAGGACACCTACCCCGACGCCACCTTTACCCTGCGGCTCACCTACGGCACGGTCACCGGCTACCCCTACAACGGCACCATCGCGCCGTCAAAAACCACCTTCTACGGCCTCTACGACCGCGCCGCTTCCTTCGATTACAAGCCCCCCTTCCACCTGCCCCAGCGCTGGCTTGACCGCAAAGACGCCTTGAACCTGGCCACCCCCTTAAACTTCGTTTCCACCTGCGACATCATTGGCGGCAACTCCGGCTCACCGGTGGTCAACCGCCAAGGGGAAATCGTGGGCCTCATCTTTGACGGCAACATCGAGTCCCTGGTGGGGAGGTTTGTCTTTGACATCACCGCCAACCGCGCAGTGGCGGTGCACACCGCCGGCATGACCGAAGCCCTGAAGAAGGTTTACGACGCCGAGTTCCTGGTGAAGGAACTCCTAGGTCAGTAAAGCAGCTTAGGCCCGGAAAGACGAACGCCCCGGCCCCGCCGGGGCGTTTTTTTAAGTCGAGCCAAAAGTGGCTTTACAAAGCGTCCTCCAGGATGATCCACCGCGTGCCTCTATGCTTGCAAGCCTCGGCTACCGGGAGGTCCCAGCTCCACCACGCGTAAAGCCGGCTGTAGGCCCAACGGTACTGGTAGGAAACAAAGGGCAGCCGTTCCACCGCCACCCGGTACCAGCGGGCGGCTTCGCTACAGCGGCCCTCCGCTTGCGCCTTCAAGCCCAAGTAATAAGCAAGCTCGCCGCCATCTCGCCGGGAAAACCTGGTGGAAAGCAGCATCTCCTCCTCCTTGGGTGTGGCCACACCCAGCAAATACCGCACTAAAGCGCCGTTGGGGTCGGAACTGGGCTTGCTAAACTCGCTCAGCAGCAGCTCCCGGTTTTTCCTGCCCGGATCAAACCCCAGGGCCAGCGCCGCGGCCCGCTGGATCCAAACCCGCTCCGCCCCGTCCCCCTGCGGCTGGGGCGGCAGCAAATCCCAAAGCACCTCGTAGCTTTCCGAATCCCAGCACTCGTAGGAAACCCGGTTCCAGGGTTCAACCTTGAGCCGCTCCTGCAACCACTCCAAGGCGGCGCGCTTTCCCTTCAGCTGCCGCAGGTAGCGGTACGCTTCGAAAAGCAGATCCGGCCGCCCGGGAGGCCATATCGCCTTTTCTGCCACCACAAAGGCGAGCTCCACATCTCCCAACCTTGCGGACTCGTGGGCAAGGGTGATGAGCTTTTCCCCTTCCACCTTGCGCCCAAAGGCCTTCATGGCCTCGATGGCTTGCTGGCTTTTGCCGTGAAAACGGCGCACGAACACCGGTCCCAGGTCGAATCGCCAGCGCTCCGCGCTCAGGGTATTCCGGTGGCGGGCAAAAGCCTCGGCCGCAGCGGCGTAGTTGCCCAAGGCCCAATGGACGTCCATAAGCGCAACCAGGGAATACTCTGAAAACGGATAGCGCTCATAAGCCTTCTGCGCCCACTCCAGGGCTTCTTGCTTTCGCCCGTTAGCCAAAAGCGCGCGAACGTAGACGAAAAGCACGTTCTCCTGGTACGAAGGCACCACTTCTTCCACTGTGGTCAGGGCCTCCCGGTTTTTCCCCATTTTCAACAGCACCTGCGCCAGGTGGGCTCGGGCTACCGCGTATTCCAGGCCGCCTTGGGACAAGCCCTGGCAAAGGTCCTCCAAAATCCGCACGGCTTTTTCCGGATGGCCTCGGGCTACAAACACCCGCGCCATTTCTTCTGCCAGGTTCCATGGATCCGGAATGGCGTCCCGCAGCTTTTCGTAAGCCTCCTCCAAAGCGGGAAGCGGTTGATCCGGAAGCCGCCCCAGGTACCGCAAAGCCATGTGACGCACCAGGGGTGGGCTTTGCGGGTCGTTGACCCACTGCCAGAGCAAGTTCTGCTCCCCAGCAACGGCCTTGTGGTACACGACTGCAAGGGGAAAAAGCAGGCGGGAGCTGCGGTAAAGCTCCTCTGTAACTTTCTCTGCTAACTCCAGATCCAGAAGCGTGTTGCGGGCCAAGACTATCAGACTTTGACGATGGTCGGGGCGGCTATCCAACGACAAAAAGGCCACCCGCGCCGCCGCCAGGCGCTCGGGAACCCCATAGGCCATGGCCCGCTCCAGCTTCCAGAAAAGGTCCATCCTGGCCTGGCCTCCCGGCGCCCCGGGGGTTGCCAGCACCCGCAGCAGGGTTTGCTGATCGCCCTCACCCAAGAAGCTCCCCACCACCGCAGCGGCCCACTTTTCCAGTGCCCTCCCCCAGGGGCTTTTGGCATTTCCCAGAGCTGTACGCAGCTGCCTTGCGGCGTTCACCTCGGCGTACTGACGCACAGCGTAATCCACCAGGATCTCCACACCCGAGGCAAACAGGCTCCGGGCAAAGCTCTGGTGCCACGAGCGGGGAAACAGAGCATTCTCAGGCCAGGAGCGGGACGCCAGAGCCTTCTCAAAGGCGCCAAGGAGCTGAGCTTCCGGTAACCCCTCCCTGGCTTGAGGCTTTCTTCCTTTTGCCCAGGCCATGGCTGCAGAAAGCGCCTGCCGCCCCGCCTCCTGGGCCACCGGCATTTCGTGCCTTTGGCCCACCGCCCGCAGCCACACTAAAGACCAGGGGTCAACCTGCTTTGTGCGCTGGGCCATGTCGTAGGCTTTGGAGAAAAGCAGGCTCTCGCTCAAACTTTCGGCCGCAAAAAGCACCGTTAATGGGTCCGAGGAGCGAGCCGCAAGAGCTTGCAGTTTGTCGCTTTCGTGGTTTACGAACAAAACCAGAGGATGCTCCGGCCCCAGCTTGCCTAAAAGCTCATCCCCCGGCCAGTAACCCAGACGAAAGGCCAGCACCGCCGTTTCTTGCGGCAGCTCCTGGCCGAAGACCTCGGCCAGAGCCACCAGGGCCAAAGCGTGGGCCGAAACTTCATCCCCGGTTTCCAGCAAATCCAAATGATGGGCCGCCAAAACCGTCGCCAGTTGAGCAGCATCGGCAAGCGTTTTTGCCGATGGCCCTTGCTGCCACCGGTTGGCAAGCTCCTTGGCTTGTTCCAAAAAATTCAGGGAGGGCTTCAAAGCCTCTTTTTTGCCGTTGTCGTCCTTCAGCTTCGGGGCAAGTTTCGGCTGCAACTGCTGCGCCCACGAACGCAACAGCTGCCAGTAATCCTCAAACACCGGCCAGGCGGGCAGGCTCCCTACGGGCGTTTCCCCGTAGCGAATGGCCCAACCGTTGTCCTGCCACACCGCCGTTGTGTCCGCTTTCGAATCCCCCAGAGCGAGCCGCGCCATTTCAGTGACGGCAAGCAGAAACCGCCGGTCCGGCGGCAGCTGGAACGCCCGCTCTAGGTAGTCCCGCACCTCCGCAAGCGTGGCTTGATCAGGCAGTTCCTCCCCGGCCCGCTTGACCTCCCGAGGGACCGGCTCCTCTGTTGGTCCCTGATAGCCACAACCCGAAAGCAGCACCAGCAAAACCGCAAGCCCCGCTATTGGTCGCCGCATAACCCCTCCCACGGCTCACAAGGCCTCGAGTTTTCTGAAAAAAGTGTAAAGCCTCTGCGGTTGTCCGCAAGCCCTCGCTGCCAACCGATTCTTAGGCGGAGGTACTAGTGTTTCGGCAGGAAAAGCCCGCTAATGCTTTGAGGACGATGCCCGCCGCCGAGGCGAATGCCTCGGGCTGACCAACGAACCGGCGAAGCGGAAGAACGAATCAGCAAAGCTTGGAAAACAACGTCTTGAGCTCATCCACAGTGGGGACGCGGCCGGCCACCACGATCTTGCCGTCCACGATCACGGCGGGTGTTAGGGTCACGCCCATGCGGGCAAACTCCTCCACGCGGGTGACATGGGCAACCTCGGCGGCCAGGTTGAGCTCGGCGCAGGCGTTCATGACGTTCCGTTCGGTGGCTTGACAACGGGGACAACCGGGACCCGCAACCACGATTTTCATGGTTTTCCCTCCTTTTTAAAAGACAAAGTTGCCAAAAACCCAGCCCACCACCGTGCCAAGAACCACGACGGTGGGCACATAAACCAGAGTTTTTTTCACCCCGAAGACGCGAGCAATGGCTAGCCAGTTGGGCAAGGAAAGACCGGGTCCGGTGAGCAGCAGGGCGAGAGCCGGCCCTTTGCCCATGCCCATCTTCATGAGGGTGTCCACAAAAGGGGCCTCGGTCATGGTGGCAAAGTAGCTGACCGCACCGAAAAGGGTGGCCACAAAGGAAGCCAAAAGCCCGTTCCCACCTACCAGCCGTCGAACCCACTCTTCGGGTAGCACCGCTCCCACGACCCCCACCACGAAGACCCCTACCAGCAGCAGCGGAAAGATGATGCGGACAAACCACCAGGTTTCTGCAAGCCACTGGCGGATGAGCTCCCGGGCCACAACCCGCCAAGCGTAAAGCGCCATCACGCCCGAAGCTAACGCCCACACCACCACCTTGCGGCCGTAGGAGCCCCCCTGCACCAGGTAGTTGGGCAGCAGCAGGGAAAGCACCAAGAAAGCCAGCAAAACCAAGTGGCGGGGATCAACCATCCCCGAATGGGTGTCCGGGTCATGGACCTGATGGGGAAGCTCCCGGCGTTCGCCGGAAAAAGCCCAGCTCATGACGCCCCCCACCACAAAGGCCATGACCAAGGCCGCCGCCACCCGGGCCAGGGCCATTTCGCCCCCCAGGATGCTGCCGGTGTAGGTGAGGGCCAGGATGTTGCTGGCTGGCGTTACCCAGAGCACGATGAACGCCACACCCACCCCAGCACCGCCGTAAAACAAGCCGCTGGCCACCGGAATCACCGTGCAGGAGCAGGCAGCCACCAAAAAGCTGGCCACGCTGGCAAGAGAAAAGGACTTGAGCTTGTGGACCTGCTCCCCCAAAAGCCGGAGGATGGTGTCCCGGCGAATGAACGTCACCATGGCGCCCGCAAGCAGAAACGCCGGCACCAAACAGGTAAGCACGTGGGCGGCCACGTACTCCTTCACCGCCGCAAGTCCGGCTACCAGCAGCTTTTCCAGCACAGGACACCTCCGAAGGCAGGTTGTTTTCTCGTCACCTTTTGGGCCATGAAAACGATCTCGCTCGGGGCACAGGCAGCGTCAAGCCCCGCCGGTTTTTCGCCGGACCGTTTTCGGAAAGGCTCGATGTCCCCGCGGTCTTCGGTTCCCAAGAAGCCTGGGTTTTCGGCTTTGTGTACAGCCCGGTTAGCAGGAGAGGCCGGACCAAACCGCCACCGCGGGTCGGGGAATCCTTCTGGTAATACGAACATGGGTGGCCACCGGCAGGCGCTTACGGATCTCATTTCGTCTTCTTGCGAAATATAGCGGTGCGTCCCTAAGCTGTCAAGCGGGTGTGCTTGCGGCCGGGCGGTAGCTGTGCCTGGGCTTCAGGAGGCAGATCCTAGAGTTTCATTGCTTGAGCCTGGTTACGCTGTCTCGTAACCGTTAACCAGGGAAAAACCGAGAAGCGTCAAGCTCTAACGCTTGAGCTGGGGGGCAAGCAAGCCCAGGCGGGAGAGGTCCAGGTCGGCGTCGCACAGCACCTGCGGGTCAATGCAGCGGAGCTTGCCCACCAGCGCGGCGTCCTGGGCAATTTGCGGATCGCCGGTCAGCTCCTCCCTGAGCTGGGCCAAAAGCCTTTCCCCTTCCGGCTCCAGGTGGTAGTAAACCCAGCGGCCCACCTTGCGCTCCCCCACCAACCCGCCCCGGCGCAGGGCAGCCAGGTGAGCAGAAACGGTGGAAGGGGCAAGGCGCAAGACGGCGGTGAGCTGGCACACGCACAAATCCCCCAAACCCAGCATGGCCATCATGCGCAAACGGGCGGGGTGGGCCAGTGCCTTGAAGCGATCCACAACCAGGGACAGTGCCGTGCGCGCCATTTCGCTTTCAGACGAAAGGTCCTACACTTTTTTGGGGATGTCAAGAACATGCCGGCAAGACGCGGGTGAACCCATGGTCAAGGCGTCTGGGTCTTGCCAGGCCGGCCAGCTATAGTAACGTCACCATGGCCAAGGCGGAGCCAAAAGCCGACAGCACTGGAAAGACCAGGGCGCAACCGTTCAAAAGCGCGCCGCCCGAAGTGCGGTTGGGCGTGCTGGCCGCTCTGGTGGTGCTGGTGCTCGCGGGAAGCAGGTTGGCGGACCGCTGGGAGCTCCCCTTCCGGGATCTTCTGTTGTCATGGGCCCCCCATCGGCCCCCTCGCCTTACGGCAGCGGTGGTGGTGGATGAGCAGGCGCTGGCCCGTTTTGGACGCTTCCCCTGGCCCCGGGAGCGGTTGGCCCAGGTGGTGGAGGCCATTCGGGAGGCGGGTGCCCGGGGCCTGGTGGTGGACCTGCTGCTGGCCGAACCAGCCCCCGGCGACGCGCTTCTCGCTTCCGCCCTTTCCCAAATCCCCGCGGTGTTGGCAGTGGCGCCCACCGACAGCGGGGATCGCTGGCTTTGGCCCAGCCCGCAGCTGGCGGCAGCCGCTCGCCTGGGGCACGCCACCTTTGCCGGCGACCACGATGGTGTGGTGCGGCGGCTTTCTTCCACCCAGCAACTGGGTGACCGCATGCTCCCCGCTTTGGCCTGGGAAGCGGTGCGGCTGGTGGCGCCCTCCCTTCCTCTTCCCGTGGGCCGTGCCTTAAGGCCCGACTTCCGCACCCGGGCCCGGGCCATCCCCCAGGTGAGCGTGAACGCGGTGCTGGAGGCCCAGGGCTCCCACAGCATCCTGAAGGGGCGCGTGGTCTTCCTGGGAGTTACCGCCGCCGGCTTGGGAGACCGGGTGGTTACCCCTACCTCGGTGCCCGGAATCCCCGATGCCGGGGTGCTGGTGCAAGCGGCATTTGCCGAGTGCCTGTACCAAGGAGGGTTGTTGCAAAGGCTCCCCCCCTGGGGGGCCGCTCTGGCTGCGGGTTTGCTGGTTTGGGCCGGCGCCGTGCTGCGCCGCCGGGCTTCCCTTTCCCTGGCGCTCACCGCAGCCCTTGCGGTTTTGGTCCCCCTGGCCGCAGGGGTTGTGAGCTTGCTGGGGTTGGGCTGGGAAACGCCTCTGCTCACGCTGGCGGCGACCTCGGGTTCGGTGGTGCTGCTTTCGGGTTTGCGCATCCTCCGCCACATCGAGGAGGCCACCCAAAGGTTGGAGACTACCGCGGCACACCCGCGCCTTTCGCCGGAGGAGCGGGTCGCGCAGCTCTTGCGTTTGGCGCAAAGCGTTGCGGAGCTCGAGCGGCAGTCGGCGGAAAGCCGGCGCCTTTTGGTCCACGAGCTCAAAACCCCGCTGGCGGGGCTTAAAGGCTTGAGCCAGCTTCTCAGCGAGTACGAGCTTTCCCCGGAAGAGCACCAGCGGGTGGCTGGGCTCGTGGCGCAAGAGTCTTCCCGCTTGGCCGAGCTGGTGGAAACCCTTCTGGAGCTGGAAAACCTCACCTTGCGCCCCTTCCCCCCCGATGCACCGGTGGTGGACCTGGAGCAGCTGGTTCGGGAGCGGGTGGAGTTGTTCCGGGCCGGCACCGGGCGAAACGTGCAGTGGCAGAGCGACGGCCCGGCACCGGTGCGGGGCGTCAGCTCGCTTTTGGCGCGGGTAGTGGACAACCTGCTGGCCAACGCCCACAAGTTCTCGCCCCCGGAAGCCCCCGTGATGGTGCGGCTTTCCCGCACAGACCAGGTGCTCTTGGAGGTGGAAGACCGCGGCCCCGGCATTGCCCCCGAAGAGCAGGAGCGCATCTTCCAACGCTTCGTGCGCGGACAATCAGCGCGGGAAGTGCCCGGGTTGGGTTTGGGGCTTTCGGTCGTGCGGGAGGTTGTAACATGGCATGGGGGCCGTGTGGGCGTGCGGAGCACCCCCGGTGCGGGAAGCACCTTCACCGTAGTCCTACCGCTGAGCGGGGAGGCCAGTCGTGGCAAAAGTACTGGTGGTTGATGACGACGCGGGCATCCGCGAGATGGCAAGCTTGGCTTTGGAAAAAGCAGGCCACCAGGTGTTGCGCGCCGCCTCCATCGCCTCCGCCCGCCGGCTTCTCGCCGAGGAAACCGTGGCGCTGGTGCTCTGCGACATTTATCTGCCCGGGGAAAACGGCTTGGAGCTTTTGGCGGACATCCAGAAGCTTCCCCACGCCCCCAAGGTCATCCTCATGACCGCCCGGGGCAGCCTGGAAACCGCCCTGGACGCTACCCGCCTGGGCGCCCACGACTACCTGGCTAAGCCTTTTGATTTGCGGGAACTGGTGGCCGTGGTGGAAAAGGCTCTGCAGCCTCCACCGCCACCGGCGCCGGCGCTTCCACCCATGCCCGGCTTGTTTGTGGGCTCCCACCCCTCTATGGTGGAGGTGTACAAGGCCATTGCCCGGGTGGCGCCGCTGCCGGTGCCGGTGCTGGTGCTGGGGGAAACCGGAACCGGCAAGGAGCTGGTGGCGAAAGCGCTGCACCAGTACTCCCCCTTTGCCACCGGTCCCTTTGTGGCGGTGAACTGCGGGGCCATCCCCGATTCGTTGCTGGAAAGCGAGCTCTTCGGCCACAAGAAGGGGGCCTTCACCGATGCCCACACCGACCGCAAAGGAGCTCTGGCCAGTGCCGATGGCGGAACGGTTTTCCTGGACGAAATTGGCGAGGTTTCCCCGGCGTTCCAGGTGAAGCTGTTGCGCTTTTTGCAGGACTCCTTGGTCCGCCCGTTGGGGAGCGACAAGCCCATCCCGGTGCGGGTGCGGGTGGTGGCGGCCACCAACCGGGACCTGGTGGCCCAGGTGAAAGAGGGGAAGTTCCGGGCCGATCTGTACTACCGCTTGGCGGCGTACGAGATCCGCCTTCCCCCGCTGCGGGCCCGCGCTTCCGATATCCCGGAGCTGGTGGAGC contains:
- a CDS encoding sigma-54-dependent transcriptional regulator, producing the protein MAKVLVVDDDAGIREMASLALEKAGHQVLRAASIASARRLLAEETVALVLCDIYLPGENGLELLADIQKLPHAPKVILMTARGSLETALDATRLGAHDYLAKPFDLRELVAVVEKALQPPPPPAPALPPMPGLFVGSHPSMVEVYKAIARVAPLPVPVLVLGETGTGKELVAKALHQYSPFATGPFVAVNCGAIPDSLLESELFGHKKGAFTDAHTDRKGALASADGGTVFLDEIGEVSPAFQVKLLRFLQDSLVRPLGSDKPIPVRVRVVAATNRDLVAQVKEGKFRADLYYRLAAYEIRLPPLRARASDIPELVEHFRQKITAELGLGETLPATEEVLAMLAQHPWPGNVRELEQVVRRMLINTRGLADAQELGRLLALAPTRNQPSPSPEPALTSLEEAERSHILEVLSRVGGNRSQAARLLGIDRKTLARKLKRFGINFENESTGEGEP
- a CDS encoding CHASE2 domain-containing protein, with translation MAKAEPKADSTGKTRAQPFKSAPPEVRLGVLAALVVLVLAGSRLADRWELPFRDLLLSWAPHRPPRLTAAVVVDEQALARFGRFPWPRERLAQVVEAIREAGARGLVVDLLLAEPAPGDALLASALSQIPAVLAVAPTDSGDRWLWPSPQLAAAARLGHATFAGDHDGVVRRLSSTQQLGDRMLPALAWEAVRLVAPSLPLPVGRALRPDFRTRARAIPQVSVNAVLEAQGSHSILKGRVVFLGVTAAGLGDRVVTPTSVPGIPDAGVLVQAAFAECLYQGGLLQRLPPWGAALAAGLLVWAGAVLRRRASLSLALTAALAVLVPLAAGVVSLLGLGWETPLLTLAATSGSVVLLSGLRILRHIEEATQRLETTAAHPRLSPEERVAQLLRLAQSVAELERQSAESRRLLVHELKTPLAGLKGLSQLLSEYELSPEEHQRVAGLVAQESSRLAELVETLLELENLTLRPFPPDAPVVDLEQLVRERVELFRAGTGRNVQWQSDGPAPVRGVSSLLARVVDNLLANAHKFSPPEAPVMVRLSRTDQVLLEVEDRGPGIAPEEQERIFQRFVRGQSAREVPGLGLGLSVVREVVTWHGGRVGVRSTPGAGSTFTVVLPLSGEASRGKSTGG